From Rhodococcus antarcticus, the proteins below share one genomic window:
- a CDS encoding ABC transporter substrate-binding protein, with the protein MAIAGVLSVGLLASACGGSSSDTSSTASGASSGDCSAYTQYGDLSGKTISVSAGIVTPEDTAYIDSYKPFEDCTGAKVTYDGNKDFETQILVRARAGNPPDIAIVPQPGLVKQLVATGAAKPAPKAVADNVDKFWSPEWKAYTTVDGKYYGAPSGASVKSLVWYSPSEFKDSGYAVPTTLDELKTLSDKMVSDGKKPWCAGISSGEATGWPITDWMEDMMLRSAGPAEYDKWVNHQIAFNSAEPTKALDMVGEYLKNPAYVNGGLGDVTSIATTTFQDGGLPILDGTCSLHRQASFYAANWPKGTTVAEDGDVFAFYLPGKTAGDKPVLGGGEFNVAFSDRPEVQAFQTYLSTDTWANNKVAATPNGGWISANKGLDASKLSSPIDKLSADLLQDPKTVFRFDGSDQMPAAVGSNSFWKQATAWITGQSTKDTVDNIEASWPTS; encoded by the coding sequence ATGGCCATCGCGGGCGTGCTCAGCGTCGGGCTGCTCGCCAGCGCGTGCGGCGGCAGCAGCAGCGACACCAGCAGCACCGCCTCGGGCGCCTCGAGCGGCGACTGCTCGGCGTACACCCAGTACGGGGACCTGTCCGGCAAGACCATCAGCGTCTCCGCCGGCATCGTGACCCCCGAGGACACCGCTTACATCGACTCCTACAAGCCGTTCGAGGACTGCACCGGCGCCAAGGTCACCTACGACGGCAACAAGGACTTCGAGACCCAGATCCTGGTCCGGGCGCGGGCCGGAAACCCCCCGGACATCGCCATCGTCCCGCAGCCCGGCCTGGTCAAGCAGCTCGTGGCCACCGGGGCCGCCAAGCCCGCCCCCAAGGCCGTCGCCGACAACGTCGACAAGTTCTGGAGCCCCGAGTGGAAGGCGTACACCACGGTCGACGGCAAGTACTACGGCGCACCGTCGGGCGCCAGCGTGAAGTCGCTCGTCTGGTACTCCCCCAGCGAGTTCAAGGACAGCGGGTACGCGGTGCCCACCACCCTCGACGAGCTGAAGACGCTGTCGGACAAGATGGTCTCCGACGGCAAGAAGCCCTGGTGCGCCGGCATCTCGAGCGGTGAGGCCACCGGTTGGCCGATCACCGACTGGATGGAGGACATGATGCTCCGCTCGGCCGGACCGGCCGAGTACGACAAGTGGGTCAACCACCAGATCGCGTTCAACTCCGCGGAGCCCACCAAGGCCCTGGACATGGTCGGTGAGTACCTGAAGAACCCGGCCTACGTGAACGGTGGCCTCGGCGACGTCACCTCCATCGCCACCACCACGTTCCAGGACGGCGGGCTGCCGATCCTCGACGGCACGTGCTCCCTGCACCGCCAGGCCAGCTTCTACGCGGCCAACTGGCCCAAGGGCACCACGGTGGCCGAGGACGGCGACGTCTTCGCCTTCTACCTGCCCGGCAAGACCGCCGGCGACAAGCCGGTCCTCGGTGGTGGCGAGTTCAACGTCGCCTTCTCCGACCGTCCGGAGGTCCAGGCTTTCCAGACCTACCTGTCCACCGACACGTGGGCCAACAACAAGGTGGCCGCCACCCCCAACGGCGGCTGGATCAGCGCCAACAAGGGCTTGGACGCGTCCAAGCTGAGCAGCCCGATCGACAAGCTGTCGGCCGACCTGCTGCAGGACCCGAAGACGGTGTTCCGCTTCGACGGCTCGGACCAGATGCCGGCCGCCGTGGGCTCCAACTCGTTCTGGAAGCAGGCCACCGCCTGGATCACCGGCCAGAGCACCAAGGACACGGTCGACAACATCGAGGCCTCCTGGCCGACGTCCTGA
- a CDS encoding carbohydrate ABC transporter permease, which produces MTTLEKLTSMAGALLLFGAVMGLILYIAGRFGERRAGKPVAFLFLLPTALLVAVGLVYPALRTIYQSFFDAGGTSFVGLDNFATIFTSSDELTVLRNTVLWVVVTPFIATAVGLLYAILVDGARMEAFAKALIFLPMAISFVGASIIWKFIYAYRPDQANVKQIGVLNQIVVWLGGTPVNWLVGSPLNTLLLIVILIWIQAGFAMTILSAAIKAIPGDIVEAARLDGVTTLGMFRFVTLPSIRPAVVVVLTTIGIATLKVFDIVRTVTGGSFNTSVVAYEFYSQTFSSSNQGLGSALAVLLFVLVIPIVAYNIRQMRATEAR; this is translated from the coding sequence GTGACCACCCTCGAGAAGCTCACCAGCATGGCCGGCGCACTCCTGCTGTTCGGGGCGGTGATGGGGTTGATCCTCTACATCGCCGGACGGTTCGGCGAGCGCCGGGCCGGCAAGCCCGTCGCGTTCCTGTTCCTGCTGCCCACCGCGCTGCTGGTGGCGGTCGGGCTGGTCTACCCCGCGCTGCGGACGATCTACCAGTCGTTCTTCGACGCCGGGGGCACCTCGTTCGTCGGGCTCGACAACTTCGCCACCATCTTCACCAGCTCCGACGAGCTCACCGTGCTGCGCAACACGGTGCTCTGGGTGGTGGTCACCCCGTTCATCGCCACCGCCGTCGGTCTGCTCTACGCGATCCTGGTCGACGGGGCCCGCATGGAGGCCTTCGCCAAGGCTCTGATCTTCCTGCCCATGGCCATCTCCTTCGTCGGCGCCTCCATCATCTGGAAGTTCATCTACGCCTACCGCCCCGACCAGGCCAACGTGAAGCAGATCGGCGTGCTGAACCAGATCGTCGTGTGGCTGGGCGGCACACCGGTGAACTGGCTGGTGGGCTCGCCGCTGAACACCCTGCTGCTCATCGTCATCCTGATCTGGATCCAGGCCGGCTTCGCCATGACGATCCTCTCGGCGGCGATCAAGGCCATCCCCGGCGACATCGTGGAGGCCGCCCGCCTCGACGGCGTGACGACGCTCGGCATGTTCCGCTTCGTCACCCTGCCGAGCATCCGGCCGGCGGTGGTCGTCGTGCTCACCACCATCGGCATCGCCACCCTCAAGGTGTTCGACATCGTCCGCACCGTCACCGGCGGCTCGTTCAACACCAGCGTGGTGGCCTACGAGTTCTACAGCCAGACGTTCTCGTCGTCGAACCAGGGCCTCGGCTCCGCGCTCGCCGTGCTGCTGTTCGTGCTCGTCATCCCCATCGTCGCCTACAACATCCGCCAGATGCGCGCCACGGAGGCTCGATGA
- a CDS encoding carbohydrate ABC transporter permease, translated as MTTFTPPPVLEKKNDPPVPPPPLSGSEVAESAAKRLSRPWATAAALIIAVLWTIPTFGLLVSSFRPEKLTKTTGWWTFFSNPTVTLDNYRAVLTTEGSSGLGKYVINSFIIVIPSVVIPLVLATLAAYAFAWVKFPGRNVLFIAVFALQIVPIQVTLLPLLKLYVKGDLVGFPAIWISHSIFALPLAIFLLHNFMREIPAELIEAARVDGAGHVKILTAVLLPLLKPAIAAFGIFQFLWVWNDLLVALVFAGGGSDVAPITKGLADLSGTRDSAWHLLSAGALVAIIVPVVVFLSLQRYFVRGLLAGGLKG; from the coding sequence ATGACCACCTTCACGCCGCCCCCCGTCCTCGAGAAGAAGAACGACCCCCCGGTCCCGCCCCCGCCCCTGTCGGGCAGCGAGGTCGCCGAGAGCGCGGCCAAGCGGCTCTCCCGGCCGTGGGCCACCGCCGCCGCGCTGATCATCGCGGTGCTGTGGACCATCCCGACGTTCGGGCTGCTGGTGTCCTCGTTCCGCCCCGAGAAGCTGACGAAGACCACCGGCTGGTGGACGTTCTTCAGCAACCCCACCGTCACCCTGGACAACTACCGGGCGGTGCTCACCACCGAGGGGTCCTCCGGGCTGGGCAAGTACGTCATCAACTCCTTCATCATCGTGATCCCCTCGGTGGTGATCCCGCTGGTGCTGGCCACGCTCGCGGCGTACGCGTTCGCCTGGGTGAAGTTCCCGGGCCGCAACGTGCTGTTCATCGCCGTCTTCGCGCTGCAGATCGTGCCCATCCAGGTCACCCTGCTGCCGCTGCTCAAGCTCTACGTCAAGGGTGACCTGGTCGGTTTCCCCGCCATCTGGATCTCGCACTCCATCTTCGCGCTGCCGCTGGCCATCTTCTTGCTGCACAACTTCATGCGGGAGATCCCCGCGGAGCTCATCGAGGCGGCCCGGGTCGACGGTGCCGGGCACGTCAAGATCCTCACGGCGGTGCTGCTGCCCCTGCTCAAGCCGGCCATCGCGGCCTTCGGGATCTTCCAGTTCCTGTGGGTCTGGAACGACCTCCTGGTCGCCCTCGTGTTCGCCGGGGGCGGCAGCGACGTCGCCCCGATCACGAAGGGCCTCGCCGACCTCTCCGGCACCCGCGACTCGGCCTGGCACCTGCTCTCGGCCGGCGCGCTGGTCGCCATCATCGTGCCGGTGGTCGTGTTCCTCTCGCTGCAGCGGTACTTCGTGCGCGGCTTGCTGGCGGGCGGGCTCAAGGGCTGA